One window from the genome of Oryza glaberrima chromosome 3, OglaRS2, whole genome shotgun sequence encodes:
- the LOC127765661 gene encoding dof zinc finger protein DOF3.6-like, whose protein sequence is MVFPSVPAYLDPPNWNNQQGQPPRPANVGGGDAQHLPVGPTAAAAAPGEIGGLPTSSSSASAAAAAAQQARPNSMAERARLARAPQPEPALKCPRCDSTNTKFCYYNNYSLSQPRHFCKTCRRYWTRGGSLRNVPVGGGCRRNKRSGKSSSAAAAGASSSSSKPSSSAARQLPGGGASPMPSAAASTQPGGAAAGAIIPPSGLSSMSHHLPFLGAMHPPGPNLGLTFSAGFQPLGGMHHHVDTADQFPVASGGGATIGASLEQWRVQQQQQQQQPQQHQFPFLGGALELPPPPPMYQLGLEATRAAGTGATAAAAFTLGQTSATATTSRQEGSMKLEDSKGLEMSLQRQYMAALRQGDGVWGNNNGGNGGSDGGGNGGGGSWTMNFPGFHSSSGGGGDDGGGVL, encoded by the exons ATGGTGTTCCCTTCAGTGCCTGCCTACCTAGATCCACCTAATTGGAATAACCAG CAAGGGCAGCCGCCCAGGCCGGCGAAcgtaggcggcggcgatgcacaGCACCTGCCGGTCGGGCCGACcgcagctgcggcggcgccgggcgagATCGGTGGGCTGCCAACAAGCAGCTCGtcggccagcgcggcggcggccgcggcgcagcAGGCGCGGCCGAACTCAATGGCGGAGCGCGCGCGGCTGGCGCGGGCGCCGCAGCCGGAGCCGGCGCTCAAGTGCCCGCGCTGCGACTCCACCAACACCAAGTTCTGCTACTACAACAACTACTCCCTTTCCCAGCCCCGCCACTTCTGCAAGACCTGCCGCCGCTACtggacgcgcggcggctcgcTCCGCAACGTCCCCGTCGGTGGCGGGTGCCGCCGGAACAAGCGCTCGGGCaagtcctcctccgccgccgccgccggcgcgtcgtcctcctcctccaagccgtcctcgtcggcggccagGCAGCTGCCCGGCGGTGGCGCGTCCCCGATGCcgtccgccgcggcgtccaCGCAGCCAGGaggcgctgccgccggcgcgaTCATCCCGCCGTCGGGCCTCAGCTCCATGTCTCACCACCTCCCGTTCTTGGGGGCGATGCACCCGCCGGGGCCCAACCTAGGGCTAACCTTCTCCGCCGGATTCCAGCCTCTCGGCGGCATGCACCACCACGTGGACACGGCGGACCAGTTCCCggtggcaagcggcggcggcgccaccattGGCGCGTCACTCGAGCAGTGGagagtgcagcagcagcagcagcagcagcagccacaacaGCATCAGTTCCCGTTCCTCGGAGGAGCACTCgagcttccgccgccgccgccgatgtacCAACTGGGACTGGAAGCTACTCGAGCAGCAGGCACcggagcaacggcggcggcggcgttcacGTTAGGGCAGACCAGTGCTACAGCCACCACGTCAAGGCAGGAAGGTTCAATGAAACTGGAAGATAGCAAAGGGCTGGAGATGAGCCTGCAGAGGCAGTACATGGCGGCTCTACGCCAAGGAGATGGTGTCTGGGGTAACAAcaacggcggcaatggcggcagcgacggtggcggcaatggcggcggtggcagctggACAATGAACTTCCCTGGATTCCATTCGtcatcaggcggcggcggcgatgatggcggcggAGTGTTGTAG